The proteins below are encoded in one region of Pseudomonadota bacterium:
- a CDS encoding GTP-binding protein has protein sequence MTKNTPLKDYRNIGIMAHIDAGKTTTTERILYYTGRSYKIGEVHEGAATMDWMEQEQERGITITSAATTCFWDDRRINIIDTPGHVDFTIEVERSLRVLDGAVAVFDSVAGVEPQSETVWRQADRYNVPRICFINKMDRIGADFYRCVDMIVDRLGATPLVLQLPIGSESEFVGVVDLIMQKAIVWNDESLGAEFVYKDIPSDLQDKAQEYRAQLIELAVEQDDDALEAYLGGQEPDVETLDRCIRKGTLKGVFVPVMCGSAFKNKGV, from the coding sequence ATGACAAAGAATACACCCTTAAAAGATTATCGTAATATCGGAATTATGGCCCACATTGATGCGGGTAAGACAACGACGACAGAACGTATATTGTATTATACGGGACGCTCTTACAAGATTGGTGAAGTGCACGAAGGCGCTGCAACCATGGATTGGATGGAACAAGAGCAAGAGCGTGGGATCACGATTACATCTGCGGCAACGACTTGTTTTTGGGATGATCGTCGGATCAACATTATCGACACACCAGGTCACGTTGATTTTACTATTGAGGTGGAACGGTCTTTGCGTGTTTTGGATGGTGCCGTTGCTGTTTTTGATAGTGTAGCAGGGGTTGAGCCACAATCGGAAACTGTTTGGCGCCAGGCAGATCGCTATAATGTGCCTAGAATTTGTTTTATCAACAAGATGGACCGCATTGGCGCTGATTTCTATCGGTGCGTTGATATGATTGTTGATAGATTGGGGGCAACCCCACTTGTCTTGCAGTTACCCATTGGTAGTGAGAGTGAATTTGTTGGAGTTGTTGACCTTATCATGCAAAAGGCCATTGTTTGGAATGATGAGTCCTTGGGAGCCGAATTTGTTTATAAAGATATTCCAAGTGACTTGCAGGACAAGGCGCAAGAATACCGAGCTCAGTTGATTGAGTTGGCAGTTGAGCAGGATGATGATGCGCTAGAGGCGTACCTTGGCGGTCAAGAGCCTGATGTTGAGACACTCGATCGTTGTATTCGCAAAGGAACTCTTAAAGGTGTTTTTGTGCCTGTTATGTGCGGATCTGCGTTTAAAAATAAGGGAGTT
- the rpsG gene encoding 30S ribosomal protein S7: protein MSRRHVAEKREILPDPKYGDLVVAKFINCMMLAGKKSVSEGIAYSALDEIRNKTGADPLETFRTALENVRPHLEVRSRRVGGATYQVPMEVRTERAQALAIRWLIDMARKRGERTMKARLAGELMDASDNKGAAVKKREETHRMAESNKAFAHFRW, encoded by the coding sequence ATGTCACGTCGTCATGTCGCTGAAAAGAGAGAGATTTTGCCAGACCCCAAGTATGGGGACTTAGTTGTTGCAAAGTTTATTAACTGTATGATGCTAGCTGGAAAAAAGTCAGTTTCCGAGGGCATTGCTTACAGTGCTTTGGACGAAATTCGTAATAAAACTGGCGCTGATCCTCTAGAGACATTTCGTACGGCTCTTGAAAATGTGCGTCCGCATCTTGAAGTGCGTTCTCGTCGTGTCGGAGGAGCAACTTATCAAGTGCCGATGGAGGTTCGCACTGAGCGTGCGCAGGCGTTGGCGATTCGATGGCTGATTGATATGGCACGCAAGCGTGGTGAGCGGACGATGAAGGCACGCTTGGCGGGTGAATTGATGGACGCCTCGGATAACAAAGGTGCAGCAGTTAAAAAGCGTGAAGAGACTCACCGTATGGCTGAGTCAAACAAGGCTTTTGCGCACTTTAGATGGTAA
- the rpsL gene encoding 30S ribosomal protein S12, with translation MPTISQLIRKPRRSQTLRSKVPALAQCPQKRGVCTRVSTTTPRKPNSALRKIARVRLTNGYEVTAYIPGEGHNLQEHSVVLIRGGRVPDLPGVRYHIVRGTLDTQGVSDRRQGRSKYGAKKPK, from the coding sequence ATGCCCACGATAAGCCAATTGATTCGAAAGCCTAGGCGTTCTCAAACGTTGCGTAGCAAGGTGCCTGCACTTGCGCAGTGTCCTCAAAAGCGTGGAGTTTGTACACGTGTAAGTACGACGACACCGAGAAAGCCAAACTCGGCGTTGCGTAAGATTGCTCGTGTACGTTTAACCAATGGGTATGAAGTAACTGCTTATATTCCTGGTGAAGGGCATAATTTGCAGGAACACTCTGTGGTTTTAATTCGTGGAGGTCGTGTGCCTGATTTGCCAGGTGTGCGTTACCATATTGTTCGTGGAACTTTGGACACGCAAGGTGTTTCGGATCGTCGTCAGGGCCGTTCGAAGTACGGTGCTAAGAAGCCAAAATAG
- a CDS encoding MFS transporter yields the protein MRDDSIKLRFSFPLLIWGTTSFFYFYQFIIRVSPSVTAAQIMQDLSIQACSMGMLASTYYAGYTGMQIAVGIILDRIGVRYPLAIASLLCVGGCLLFASSDSLIVMGIGRFFMGVGSSIGLLSCVKSASVWFSPRVLPTLIGWTMLMGPFGGAVGGAPFASLVSVYGWRGAILVLALAGFVVAVMAWMFVRDKTEITVQEQPRVTILESLIIILQKPQTYLYGLYGCLMYIPLSGFVDLWGVPYMMHTYGLDEVKAAGFVSQIYIGVGVGGPLGAWVLAQVKRYKPVLLAGAFLSGLMFLISIYAPVDVMKPVIMLPGFITFRLLDILFLAAGLFATVQFYAFACVVAINADYLSGTASGVHNMACMLSGIIFQPVIGWLLDLSWDGTLLDGAPVYREADYLIALIAVPLSLILATITGFFLKEVYPRE from the coding sequence ATGCGTGACGACTCGATTAAGCTGCGTTTTAGCTTTCCTCTATTGATTTGGGGTACCACATCTTTTTTCTATTTCTACCAATTCATCATCCGAGTTTCTCCCAGCGTAACTGCGGCGCAAATCATGCAGGATTTGTCTATCCAAGCGTGTTCTATGGGAATGCTCGCCTCTACGTATTATGCTGGCTATACCGGTATGCAGATCGCTGTGGGGATCATATTGGACCGCATTGGGGTTCGCTATCCACTTGCTATTGCTTCTTTGTTATGTGTTGGTGGATGCTTGCTTTTTGCCTCAAGTGACAGCTTAATTGTCATGGGAATTGGGCGATTTTTTATGGGAGTTGGTTCCTCTATTGGTTTGTTGTCTTGCGTTAAATCCGCTTCTGTTTGGTTTTCACCGCGGGTGTTACCAACACTGATTGGCTGGACGATGTTGATGGGGCCCTTTGGTGGTGCGGTTGGTGGGGCACCCTTTGCATCCCTGGTCAGCGTTTATGGTTGGCGTGGGGCCATCCTTGTTTTAGCGCTTGCGGGTTTTGTCGTTGCGGTGATGGCTTGGATGTTTGTCCGTGATAAGACCGAGATAACAGTTCAAGAACAACCAAGAGTCACTATTCTTGAGTCACTGATCATAATTTTGCAAAAGCCACAGACGTATCTTTATGGTTTGTATGGATGCCTCATGTATATACCCCTTTCCGGATTTGTAGACCTTTGGGGTGTGCCTTATATGATGCATACTTATGGATTAGATGAGGTCAAAGCTGCAGGATTTGTTTCGCAAATATACATCGGTGTGGGAGTGGGTGGTCCTTTGGGTGCTTGGGTTTTGGCTCAAGTCAAAAGATACAAGCCTGTGTTGTTGGCAGGGGCCTTTCTATCTGGTTTAATGTTTTTGATTTCAATTTATGCCCCTGTTGATGTTATGAAACCGGTCATAATGCTGCCTGGCTTTATAACGTTTCGCCTTTTAGATATTTTATTCCTTGCTGCGGGGCTCTTTGCAACGGTGCAATTTTATGCCTTTGCGTGTGTGGTGGCCATTAACGCTGACTACCTTTCTGGCACCGCCAGCGGAGTACACAACATGGCTTGCATGCTCTCAGGCATTATCTTTCAGCCAGTCATTGGCTGGCTACTGGATCTTTCTTGGGATGGGACCTTACTTGATGGTGCGCCCGTCTATCGTGAAGCGGATTATCTGATTGCTCTAATTGCTGTGCCTTTGTCGTTGATTTTAGCGACGATTACTGGTTTCTTTCTGAAAGAAGTGTATCCAAGGGAATGA
- a CDS encoding MFS transporter: protein MNSKLRLTAPVLIWGSAALFYFYQFIVRAFPSVTVGQMMQEFSLQACGVGMLASWYYYGYTTMQIPVGLILDRVGVRYPLTLAVLSCAMGCFMYASTDSLMVMGIGRTLMGVGAAFAFLSCVKSASDWFDAKYLPAFIGWSIFMGPLGGAIGNGRPMANLVIAQGWRNAVLLIAVSGLFVALLSWLFVRDHPQIQVRKIKQTSFSIFEAIIVILKNPQTYLFGLYGGLMYVPLAGFADLWGAPYIEATYHVDKVTAAGSVSLFYVGIGIGGPLSAWVLASVQSYKKLLFWGAIMTGLMFSLIIYVPVPAFYPLLNLPAGVTLSLIDLMFLTTGVFASVQFAAFACVCAINPQSISGTASGVHNMACMMSGIIFQPLIGKLLEWAWDGTVENSAPVYSEADYFFALSSIPLSLVFAALVILMVKELYPKELPKSRG from the coding sequence ATGAATTCAAAGCTTCGCCTGACGGCTCCTGTTCTCATTTGGGGCAGTGCTGCCCTGTTTTACTTTTACCAGTTCATTGTGCGTGCCTTTCCAAGTGTAACCGTTGGGCAGATGATGCAGGAGTTTTCGCTGCAAGCATGCGGCGTTGGCATGCTGGCCTCATGGTATTATTATGGCTATACTACCATGCAGATTCCGGTAGGATTGATTCTGGATCGGGTCGGTGTACGTTATCCCTTAACTCTTGCTGTGCTTTCTTGTGCTATGGGATGCTTTATGTATGCCAGTACTGATAGTTTAATGGTAATGGGGATCGGTCGGACTTTAATGGGAGTGGGGGCTGCTTTTGCATTTTTGTCGTGCGTTAAATCCGCCTCTGATTGGTTTGATGCCAAGTATTTACCTGCATTTATTGGTTGGTCGATTTTCATGGGGCCCTTAGGGGGTGCTATTGGAAATGGAAGGCCTATGGCCAACCTCGTGATCGCTCAAGGGTGGCGGAATGCAGTGCTGTTGATTGCAGTGTCAGGATTGTTTGTGGCACTTCTGTCTTGGCTTTTTGTGCGCGATCACCCACAAATTCAAGTTCGCAAGATAAAGCAAACATCCTTTTCTATTTTTGAGGCCATTATCGTTATTTTAAAGAATCCGCAAACCTATTTGTTTGGCTTGTATGGGGGGTTGATGTATGTACCCCTTGCTGGTTTTGCGGATCTTTGGGGGGCACCTTATATTGAAGCGACTTACCACGTTGATAAGGTGACGGCAGCAGGCTCGGTATCCTTGTTTTATGTAGGTATTGGGATTGGAGGACCGTTATCGGCATGGGTATTGGCTTCCGTTCAAAGCTACAAAAAACTGTTGTTTTGGGGAGCGATTATGACCGGTCTGATGTTTTCCCTTATTATTTATGTGCCAGTTCCAGCTTTTTATCCGCTTTTGAATTTACCGGCAGGAGTTACGCTTAGCCTCATTGATTTGATGTTTTTAACAACTGGAGTTTTTGCCAGTGTTCAGTTTGCAGCCTTTGCGTGTGTGTGTGCGATCAATCCACAAAGTATCAGTGGCACAGCCAGCGGTGTGCATAACATGGCCTGTATGATGAGTGGCATTATTTTTCAACCTCTCATTGGTAAATTGTTGGAGTGGGCCTGGGACGGGACCGTGGAAAATAGTGCGCCGGTCTATAGTGAAGCCGATTATTTCTTTGCGTTGTCCAGTATTCCATTGTCTCTGGTGTTTGCTGCTCTGGTTATTCTAATGGTCAAAGAGCTTTATCCCAAAGAATTGCCAAAGAGCAGGGGATAG
- a CDS encoding MFS transporter, translating into MTAQVNDSSSSSSATAVAAAQEAVPKPAYSLPILIWGSAAAFFFFQFIVRTSPSVSANQIMQDLSIQACVLGVVASMYYWGYTLMQIPVGLILDLVGVRYPLTIAIFMCVVGCFLFVGTDSLLVMSIGRLLMGVGSAFAFLSCVKTASVWFDAKHLPIILGWTILIGPLGGVVGSGKPLAALVSDYGWRQSIMMLAFIGLGIAVMAWLLVRDDKRKGTKAEEIGKHELSTFESFLVLLRNPQTYCYALYGTFMYVPISGFADLWGAPYIEQAYSVDKVVAAGSASLVYLGVGIGGPVGAWVISYLQSYKKFLFMGSVLTCAMFSIIIYAPLPAYRLLIDLPGLQLYVLDVMFLLTGIFASTQFFAFACVCLINPKNVRATATGIQNMAAMTTGIVFQPVIGWLLDWVWDGTLLDKAPVYTQNNYYVALSVVPISLLLACFVCLSLREVCSSDDEG; encoded by the coding sequence ATGACAGCTCAGGTTAACGATTCTTCCTCATCGTCATCTGCAACAGCAGTAGCAGCAGCACAAGAGGCAGTACCAAAGCCTGCCTATAGTTTGCCGATTCTCATTTGGGGGTCGGCGGCAGCCTTTTTCTTTTTTCAATTTATTGTTCGAACTTCGCCAAGCGTTTCAGCAAATCAGATCATGCAAGATCTATCCATTCAAGCATGTGTATTGGGTGTAGTGGCGTCCATGTACTATTGGGGCTATACCTTGATGCAAATCCCCGTAGGTCTGATTCTTGACCTTGTGGGAGTGCGTTATCCGTTGACCATTGCCATTTTTATGTGTGTTGTTGGATGCTTTTTGTTTGTCGGAACTGACAGCTTGTTGGTGATGTCGATTGGCCGGCTGTTGATGGGGGTGGGATCAGCCTTTGCTTTTCTTTCATGTGTTAAAACAGCGTCCGTTTGGTTTGATGCCAAGCACTTACCGATTATTCTTGGCTGGACCATTTTGATAGGTCCTCTTGGAGGAGTTGTAGGGTCAGGCAAGCCGTTAGCAGCTTTGGTGTCAGATTATGGTTGGCGCCAGTCCATCATGATGCTGGCCTTTATCGGTTTGGGAATTGCCGTGATGGCTTGGTTGCTTGTCCGAGATGACAAACGCAAGGGGACAAAAGCAGAAGAGATCGGTAAACACGAATTATCCACGTTTGAATCTTTCCTGGTTCTTCTACGCAACCCGCAAACCTATTGCTATGCCTTGTATGGAACCTTCATGTACGTACCTATATCTGGATTTGCAGATCTTTGGGGGGCACCCTATATCGAGCAGGCCTATTCGGTGGATAAGGTTGTCGCAGCCGGATCTGCCTCTCTTGTTTATCTGGGTGTTGGGATTGGCGGACCTGTTGGGGCCTGGGTGATTAGCTACCTCCAGAGCTATAAAAAATTCTTGTTTATGGGATCAGTTCTGACTTGTGCAATGTTCTCCATCATCATTTACGCTCCTCTGCCAGCCTATCGTTTGCTGATTGATCTACCCGGTTTGCAGCTTTACGTGCTGGACGTCATGTTTCTCCTTACGGGCATTTTTGCCAGCACACAATTTTTTGCCTTTGCCTGTGTGTGTCTCATCAATCCGAAAAATGTACGTGCAACAGCAACTGGTATTCAAAATATGGCCGCTATGACGACTGGTATTGTGTTTCAGCCTGTGATTGGTTGGCTGCTTGACTGGGTTTGGGATGGCACATTATTAGATAAAGCTCCCGTTTATACCCAAAATAACTATTATGTGGCTTTGTCAGTGGTGCCAATATCGTTGTTACTGGCCTGCTTTGTCTGTCTGAGTTTGAGGGAAGTTTGTTCCTCAGATGATGAGGGCTAG